One window of Equus quagga isolate Etosha38 chromosome 4, UCLA_HA_Equagga_1.0, whole genome shotgun sequence genomic DNA carries:
- the GPR17 gene encoding uracil nucleotide/cysteinyl leukotriene receptor has product MNGLELASSGLITNSSLATAEQCGQETPLENVLFASFYLLDFILAFVGNALALWLFMRDHKSGTPANVFLMHLAVADLSCVLVLPTRLVYHFSGNHWPFGEIPCRLTGFFFYLNMYASIYFLTCISADRFLAIVHPVKSLKLRRPLYAHLACAFLWVVVAVAMAPLLVSPQTVQTNHTVVCLQLYREKASHHALASLAVAFTFPFVTTVTCYLLIIRSLRQGPRVEKRLKSKAVRMIAMVLAIFLVCFVPYHVHRSLYLLLYRGSTSCAAQRALALGNRVTSCLTSLNGALDPVMYFFVAEKFRDALCNLLCGRRLSGPPPSLDGKTNESSLSARSEL; this is encoded by the coding sequence ATGAATGGCCTTGAGCTGGCCTCCTCAGGTCTGATCACCAACTCCTCGCTGGCCACCGCAGAGCAATGCGGCCAGGAGACGCCGCTGGAGAATGTCCTCTTCGCCTCCTTCTACCTCCTGGATTTCATCCTGGCTTTTGTGGGCAATGCCTTGGCCCTGTGGCTTTTCATGCGGGACCACAAGTCGGGCACCCCTGCCAACGTGTTCCTGATGCACCTGGCCGTGGCCGACCTGTCCTGTGTGCTGGTCCTGCCCACCCGCCTGGTCTACCACTTCTCCGGGAACCACTGGCCATTCGGGGAAATCCCGTGCCGACTCACCGGCTTCTTCTTCTACCTCAACATGTACGCCAGCATCTACTTCCTCACCTGCATCAGCGCTGACCGCTTCCTGGCCATTGTGCACCCCGTCAAGTCCCTCAAGCTCCGCAGACCCCTCTATGCCCACCTGGCCTGCGCCTTCCTCTGGGTGGTGGTGGCCGTGGCCATGGCCCCGCTGCTGGTGAGCCCGCAGACCGTGCAGACCAACCACACGGTCGTCTGCCTGCAGCTGTACCGGGAGAAGGCCTCCCACCACGCCCTCGCGTCCCTGGCCGTGGCCTTCACCTTCCCGTTTGTCACCACGGTCACCTGCTACCTGCTGATCATCCGCAGCCTGCGGCAGGGCCCGCGCGTGGAGAAGCGCCTCAAGAGCAAGGCGGTGCGCATGATCGCCATGGTGCTGGCCATCTTCCTGGTATGCTTCGTGCCCTACCACGTGCACCGCTCCCTCTACCTGCTGCTCTACCGCGGGAGCACCTCCTGTGCCGCCCAGCGCGCGCTGGCCCTGGGCAACCGCGTCACCTCCTGCCTCACCAGCCTCAACGGGGCGCTCGACCCCGTCATGTACTTCTTTGTGGCCGAGAAGTTCCGCGACGCCCTGTGCAACCTGCTCTGCGGCCGGCGGCTCTCGGGCCCGCCCCCCAGCCTGGACGGCAAGACCAACGAGAGCTCCCTGAGCGCCAGGTCTGAGCTCTGA